In Toxoplasma gondii ME49 chromosome X, whole genome shotgun sequence, a single genomic region encodes these proteins:
- the PRMT5 gene encoding histone arginine methyltransferase PRMT5 (encoded by transcript TGME49_215560~Gene product name based on ToxoDB Community Expert Annotation.), whose translation MPLHPPSNSCLTGPIYFGVGLPHAAVRTPSALHTHLQNVRSNLQCDFVVIPTAAFSPEYYEALPPSSPASSSSSPASSSALPASSSTLPASSSVVPNVRASIPVEHLPEFAAHPEKQRALPSASLASFASCSFRGVDGGLSELPVSVAFSPSTGSDLALDSQTWASSVVCELSPWIAPDKCLRPPQPSVCRARDSLQKTLEVAFPSPALSVSPSAGSSASAAVPPQVAHWSFHAAAWQREMQWATHVGAYAVIAPAPLPGDAPIEYARQLKAAFSQLQPPSVWVRLPLLYPRRSEASAAAPRTFDDPWQQWRLIRAFVGHNAALGVCLEVTEDLPDEEELARWLAEPVRALLISPAIFTCATRAGDGRTEGESAGVASRRGRASQDDDEHRPGASAEKKTPEGREALAGTAGRKSDAQSVALSPRHFAFLVRCAEHRVKIIFRQEEQTSGCVSSDTVDLASAQAFPALGEARPAVSTTAFSVMDLQPYLSHLVARFLQLPTLSPAALFSAPYRDVLQSPMQPLADNLSTMNYEVFEKDPVKYVRYRQATLRRLREIWTPTRAESETERPETPQRGGAGVKKPKKSKKKSRASHSCETNSDFAESWSEDESCSSAASAYTWCLNGEDCPDHGWLPETFPGGGRSRLVIMVVGAGRGPLVQSALDALKEAQIPLCRVHLYAVEKNCNATVTLRARHQGDPCEGWRAVRVVESDMREVGQKVSEKADILISELLGSFGDNELSVECLHGAQKLLRRGGISIPTAYVSSVEPVSASKLWTAIDSYGDAKHFESPYVVDFFAVYRPGAEGPLECFHFKHPEALLPFADDEEQTREGDQATETQPRSGPSRKTRAERNAETSVALQKKVAPSAQQLTLWRHRRTRLAWHMKADAVVHGLAGYFHCCLYKDVYISIDPRSFSEGMFSWFPLFLPFRVPVYVQRGAELEVYLAREGDEHRVWYEWAVMQPQQSDIYNHLGKHYFIGK comes from the coding sequence ATGCCGCTGCATCCGCCGTCGAACTCATGCCTCACAGGTCCGATCTACTTCGGAGTCGGCCTGCCCCACgcagctgtacgtacaccgtcCGCTCTCCACACGCACCTCCAGAATGTGCGAAGCAACTTGCAGTGCGACTTTGTGGTCATTCCCAcagctgccttctctcctgagtACTACGAAGCactgccgccttcttcgccggcttcttcctcttcttcgccggcttcttcctctgctttgccggcttcttcctctactttgcccgcgtcttcttctgtggttCCGAATGTTCGAGCTTCGATCCCTGTCGAGCACTTGCCCGAGTTCGCGGCGCAtccggagaagcagcgcgcgctgccttctgcgtcgctcgcTTCGTTTGCGTCTTGTTCGTTCCGGGGCGTCGACGGCGGCCTCTCCGAgttgcctgtctctgtcgccttctctccgagCACGGGGTCGGACCTCGCCCTCGACTCACAGACCTGGGCGTCCTCAGTCGTCTGCGAACTGTCTCCGTGGATCGCGCCTGACAAGTGTCTCCGTCCGCCGCAGCCGTCGGTCTGTCGCGCCCGCGATTCCCTGCAGAAAACGTTGGAGGTCGCCTTCCCTTCCCCCGCGCTCTcggtctcgccttctgctggctcctctgcctctgccgcgGTGCCGCCGCAGGTTGCTCACTGGTCCTTCCACGCGGCGGCATGGCAGCGCGAAATGCAGTGGGCGACACATGTGGGTGCGTACGCGGTGATTGCGCCTGCGCCGCTTCCTGGAGACGCGCCGATCGAGTACGCGAGACAGCTGAAGGCCGCGTTCAGTCAGCTGCAGCCGCCGTCCGTCTGGGTTCGGCTGCCGCTCCTCTACCCGCGCAGAAGCGAGGCCAGCGCCGCGGCGCCGAGAACGTTCGACGACCCTTGGCAGCAGTGGAGGTTGATTCGAGCCTTCGTCGGCCACAACGCGGCTCTCGGCGTCTGTCTGGAAGTGACTGAGGACCTCCCCGACGAGGAGGAACTCGCCCGGTGGCTGGCGGAACCGGTGCGCGCGCTCCTCATCTCGCCTGCGATCTTCACCTGCGCGACGCGTGCAGGCGACGGACGAACTGAGGGGGAGAGTGCGGGCGTCGCGAGTCGGAGAGGCCGCGCCTCTCAGGATGACGACGAGCACAGACCTGGCGCgtctgcggagaagaaaactccggaggggagagaggccCTTGCAGGGACTGCAGGGCGGAAGTCGGACGCGCAGTCGGTGGCTCTCAGTCCGAGACACTTTGCCTTTCTCGTGCGGTGCGCCGAACACCGCGTGAAAATCATCTTTCGTCAAGAGGAACAGACGTCGGGATGCGTCTCCTCCGACACTGTCGACTTGGCCAGTGCGCAAGCCTTTCCAGCGCTTGGCGAGGCGCGGCCTGCAGTCTCTACCACTGCGTTTTCCGTCATGGATCTCCAGCCGTATCTGTCGCACCTCGTCGCGCGCTTTCTCCAGCTGCCCACGCTGTCGCCGGcggcgctcttctctgcgccgtACCGAGACGTTCTGCAGTCGCCCATGCAGCCGCTCGCGGACAACCTAAGCACGATGAACTACGAAGTCTTCGAGAAAGACCCTGTCAAGTACGTCCGCTATCGCCAGGCGACgctccggcgtctccgcgaAATCTGGACCCCGACGCGCGCGGAGtccgaaacagagagaccggAGACACCCCAGAGAGGGGGCGCTGGCGtaaagaagccgaagaagtccaagaagaagagccgcgCTTCTCACAGCTGTGAAACGAACAGCGACTTCGCCGAGTCCTGGAGCGAAGACGAGTCCTGCAGCTCTGCCGCTTCGGCTTATACGTGGTGTCTGAACGGCGAGGACTGTCCCGACCATGGGTGGTTGCCGGAAACCTTTCCTGGAGGCGGACGGTCGCGGCTCGTCATCATGGTGGTGGGCGCAGGTCGAGGGCCTCTCGTCCAGTCTGCACTGGACGCGCTGAAGGAGGCGCAgattcctctctgtcgcgtccaCCTCTACgcggtggagaagaactgcAACGCGACGGTCACCCTGCGCGCGCGGCACCAGGGCGACCCGTGCGAAGGCTGGAGGGCAGTGCGCGTCGTCGAGTCCGACATGCGCGAGGTCGGACAGAAGGTgtcagagaaggcagacatTTTGATTTCTGAGTTGCTGGGGAGTTTCGGCGACAACGAACTTTCTGTCGAGTGTCTCCACGGGgcgcagaagctgctgagGCGCGGCGGTATCTCCATTCCGACCGCGTACGTCTCCAGCGTGGAACCTGTGAGCGCGTCGAAACTCTGGACGGCCATCGACAGCtacggagacgcgaagcaCTTCGAGTCGCCGTACGtcgtcgacttcttcgcAGTGTACAGACCTGGCGCAGAGGGCCCTCTCGAATGCTTCCACTTCAAGCATCCAGAGGCCCTCCTCCCTTTCGctgacgacgaagagcagACGCGCGAGGGGGACCAGGCGACCGAGACGCAGCCGCGCAGCGGACCGAGTCGGAAGACGCGCGCTGAGAGGAATGCGGAGACCAGCGTcgcgctgcagaagaaggtcGCCCCGAGTGCGCAGCAACTGACGCTGTGGAGACACCGCCGGACGCGACTCGCATGGCACATGAAGGCGGACGCCGTCGTCCATGGACTGGCAGGATATTTCCACTGCTGTTTGTACAAAGACGTGTACATTTCGATCGACCCGCGCTCGTTCTCAGAAGGCATGTTCAGCTGgtttcccctcttcctccccttccgCGTCccagtgtacgtacagcgcGGCGCCGAACTCGAGGTCTACCTCGcgcgcgaaggcgacgaacaCCGCGTCTGGTACGAGTGGGCTGTCATGCAGCCGCAGCAGAGCGACATTTACAATCACCTTGGGAAACATTACTTCATCGGAAAATGA